The Intrasporangium calvum DSM 43043 sequence ACGACCGTGTCGATCGTCCCGTCGTCGATCTCCGAGCGGAGCTGGTCGAGCGTGAGCTTCGGTGCTGCTGCCATGCTGCGCCTTCCTGGTGCGTCTAGCCGATGAGCCCGCGCAGCAGTGCGGAGGTCGCGTCACAGTGCTCCTCCATCACCGCCCGTGCGCGCTCGGGGTCGCCGGCGAGGATCGCCGTCACGATCTGGTGGTGCTGTTCGTTCGAGTGCTCGATGTTGCGCCGCAGCACGGGGATCGCGGTCAGCATCTCGTGCAGCGCGGCCTGGGCCCGGGTCACGGCGTCCACGAGCATGGGTGACCCGGAGAGCGTGGCGATGGCCAGGTGCAGTCTCGAGTCGGCAACCCGGTGGGCCGCCGGCTCAGCGGCCTGATCCACCTTCTCCAGGCTGTCCACCAGCCAGGCCCGCTGGTCCGCCGCGAGCGAACGGGTGGCTGCGACCCAAGCGGCACCGGGCTCGACCACACGACGGAAGGCGAACGCGTCCTGCATGTCAGCTCCGCTGCGGACATACGAACCGTTCACCGCGGAAGGGTGCTCAGCGGCATACGTGACCCTGCTGCCACCTCCGCGCCCGCGCCGCGTCGTCACCAGGCCGGAGTCGCGAAGGGCTGCGATGGCATCGCGCAGGGTGTTGCGGCTGATCCCGAGCCGCTCGGCGAGCTCGCGCTCCGGAGGCAGCTGCTCTCCGTCGCGGAGCACGCCGAGACGGATCGCGCGAGCCAGCTGCTCGACGGCGTGCTCGAAGGCGTTGCCGGACGCCGGACGCAGGACCGCATCCGGCAACGCCG is a genomic window containing:
- a CDS encoding FadR/GntR family transcriptional regulator encodes the protein MVRDKPAGELATTALPDAVLRPASGNAFEHAVEQLARAIRLGVLRDGEQLPPERELAERLGISRNTLRDAIAALRDSGLVTTRRGRGGGSRVTYAAEHPSAVNGSYVRSGADMQDAFAFRRVVEPGAAWVAATRSLAADQRAWLVDSLEKVDQAAEPAAHRVADSRLHLAIATLSGSPMLVDAVTRAQAALHEMLTAIPVLRRNIEHSNEQHHQIVTAILAGDPERARAVMEEHCDATSALLRGLIG